In Panicum virgatum strain AP13 chromosome 4N, P.virgatum_v5, whole genome shotgun sequence, a single window of DNA contains:
- the LOC120669456 gene encoding uncharacterized protein LOC120669456, whose protein sequence is MAGQIRDKGCPKALCLKRPTNAVVTYIANTPPRNGYSGGMATMDVYSFPNRKIGDRIAAVMWISSNDDINAIEAGWLVDPSRYGDSKSHFFVAWTGNGFGNYPGCLDLDCNGFVPVNGAPITPGDTLELVNGQAKISFKIFKSRDDGDWWLHFGQDINNLHPVGFWPKSLFNKMEDHADIITWGGYTRCYGVNPSPPMGNGQWPGKNSASIQDIQFVDTNGRGYAVTPWALKVDSGNKKYYQTSPFINSMFYYGGPGGCIIRTP, encoded by the exons GTTGTAACATATATAGCAAATACACCCCCTAGAAATGGATATTCCGGTGGCATGGCAACTATGGATGTTTATAGTTTCCCAAATAGAAAGATTGGGGATAGGATTGCTGCTGTCATGTGGATATCATCAAATGACGACATTAATGCTATAGAAGCTGGATGGTTG GTTGATCCGTCCCGCTATGGAGATAGCAAATCACACTTTTTTGTTGCTTGGACG GGTAATGGGTTTGGCAATTATCCTGGATGCCTTGACTTGGATTGTAATGGCTTCGTGCCTGTGAATGGTGCGCCAATTACACCAGGGGACACTCTTGAACTAGTGAATGGCCAAGCTAAAATATCATTCAAGATATTTAAG AGTAGAGATGACGGAGACTGGTGGCTGCACTTTGGCCAAGACATAAACAATCTCCATCCAGTTGGATTCTGGCCAAAAAGTTTATTTAACAAAATGGAGGACCATGCCGACATAATAACTTGGGGTGGCTATACCAGATGCTACGGTGTGAATCCTAGCCCACCTATgggtaatgggcaatggcctgGAAAGAATTCAGCTAGTATTCAGGATATTCAATTTGTTGATACTAATGGGCGAGGCTACGCAGTGACACCTTGGGCTCTTAAAGTCGATTCGGGCAACAAGAAATATTATCAGACTAGTCCATTTATAAATAGTATGTTTTACTACGGGGGTCCTGGTGGTTGCATAATTAGGACCCCTTGA